The window CGGAACCGTTCCAGAAGCTCCCCTGAAAAAAGGTCCCTTCCCCGGCTGTGCCTGTGGTCCTCCAGCCACTGCGCCAGGAATTCCTGCACCCTCCTGCGACACGACCCCTGGTGAAGAGCACGGGTGATCTCCTGGATTATCCGGTCCACCAAGAGGGGCATCTTCTCGGCTATCTGGCGATCGTATTGCACGGCCGCAACCAAGAGCCGCTGCATGGGATTCAACTGGTCCAGGGCAAAGGCAACAACCCCTTCTACCCCCTGCCGGAGCTCTTCACGAACCTCCTGGCGCTGGAGCAGCTCCTCCGCAGCTTGGGCCACCTGCGGCCAGTATTCATCCACCAGGAATGCTGCGTCCCCGGAAGAAATCTCCTCCAGAGGTCTGATTCCGGAAAACTCCTCCAGGAGAACGGAGGAAATCTTCCCTGCCCGCTGTGAGAGCGCCCGCGCAACCCCCTGAGCGATCGTCCGGCGGACACCCCTGCCGGAAGGCCCCGCAAGGAACTCCTTTATCCGGAAATCCAGGTGCCCCAGAAGCCTTTCAGCATCAACCTTCTCCATTGCTGCAGCCAGAGGAAGAGACGAAACCCAGACACACCCTCGAGAGAGGGCGCGCTGCAACCCCAGGCGAAAAGAATCAGCGGAAAACCGTTTCTCCAGCACCTCCTGGGAAAGAAGAT of the Alkalispirochaeta americana genome contains:
- a CDS encoding DUF445 family protein; this encodes MIRMVLSWSLPVVVGAAIGYLTNTVAIRMLFRPLRPVMLWKVSLPFTPGVIPRQRGELARSIARMVSQDLLSQEVLEKRFSADSFRLGLQRALSRGCVWVSSLPLAAAMEKVDAERLLGHLDFRIKEFLAGPSGRGVRRTIAQGVARALSQRAGKISSVLLEEFSGIRPLEEISSGDAAFLVDEYWPQVAQAAEELLQRQEVREELRQGVEGVVAFALDQLNPMQRLLVAAVQYDRQIAEKMPLLVDRIIQEITRALHQGSCRRRVQEFLAQWLEDHRHSRGRDLFSGELLERFRQILEEGIGREDPLASYLERHLQGLSGVFSPDEPGSEGASLLVRALRAWVCPRGHVLLGDLLPGFRRRRSSLSRWGARRIQALLLGVTREILSHLDVEELVVSRIDSLEVERVESLLMGIIRRHLRWINVFGALLGAMIGASQVVFRLMEVV